GTATCAATAGACCGGGCAACGAAAGTGCCTTCAGCTCCCAAGGCCAGCATTAGCGGATTGAAAGGGTAATCCAATGATCCTTGTGGGGTAGAAGCAGATATTTTCCCGATAGGTGAGGTAGGCGAATATTGGCCCTTGGTTAAGCCATAAATTTCATTGTTGAAAAGAAGGATGTTGACATTAAAATTCCTTCTTAAAAGGTGAATTAAATGATTGCCACCTATGGATAGCGCATCACCATCTCCAGTGATGATCCATACATCTAGTTTCGGGTTTGCAGCTTTCAGTCCACTCGCAATGGCTGTTGCTCTACCATGGATACTGTGCATGCCATAGGTTTCGGTGTAATAAGGAAAGCGCGAAGAACAGCCAATGCCAGAAATAAAAACGATGTTCTCTCGAGCCACACCAATTTCAGGTAAAATCTTTTTGACTTGGTTGAGGATACTATAATCTCCGCAACCTGGACACCATCTGACCTCTTGATCTGAAGCAAAGTCTTTCGCGGTATAACTTTTTGGGTCTGCTACTTTATCCATGACGCAATTGGTTTAAAATGGCTTCTTTAATCTCCTGAACGGTAAAGGGTACACCTTTAATCTTCGTAACACTTTTGATAGGCAATAGGAATTTGTTTCTCAGTACCATCACCAACTGTCCATTGTTCATTTCTGGCACTATGATTTGCTCAAAATGTCGTAATATTTCTCCTAGGTTAGAAGGGAGGGGATGAATCATTCTCAAATGAACATGAGCAATGTCATGGCCATCCTCTTTTAAGGAAATGATGGCAGACTCTATGGCGCCATAAGTTGAGCCCCAGCCGATAACGAGCAGTTTGGACTTTTCGCTTCCTTGTTCGTAAGTCTGATCAGGAAAGACTTCAGCCACTTTCTCTACCTTTTCTGCTCTGATCTTTATCATTTGCTCATGATTGTCAGGATCATAGCTCACATTACCAGTATCTATTTCTTTTTCCAGCCCACCGATGCGGTGCTCAAGGCCGGCTATCCCAGGAATAGCCCATTTTCTCACTAGATTTTTGTCTCTTTGATAAGGAAGGAAATGGTCATCGCTTTGTCTTTCTTTAATCAGCGGAGGTTTTATCTCCGCGAGATCTTTGCTTTCTGGATATTGCCAGGGTTCGGAGCCATTGGCAATGTATCCATCTGTGAGAATCATGACAGGAGTCATATGCTCCAGTGCAATTTTGCAGGCCATAAAAGTGATCTTGAAACAATCCTTTGGTGTGGCTGGTGCGAATACCGGTAGAGGGGCTTCCCCATTTCTACCGTAGAGTGCCTGGAGGAGGTCGGCCTGCTCGGTTTTGGTGGGAAGACCTGTAGACGGCCCACCTCGCTGCACATTAACGATAACCAAGGGTAGTTCTAAAATCATGGCCAAGCCCATGGCCTCGCCTTTTAGGGCGATGCCCGGCCCGGAGGAGGCCGTCGCTCCCAAATTACCCGCAAACGAGGCGCCTATAGCCGAACAGATAGCAGCTATTTCATCTTCTGCTTGATAGGTTTTGACGCCGTAGTTTTTGTATCTAGAAAGCTGATGTAAAATATTAGAAGCTGGCGTGATTGGGTAGCTGCCATAAAATAGACCCAATCCTGATTTTTTGGAGGCAGCGACTAGTGCAAGTGCTACGGCTTGGTTACCATTCACATTACGGTAGTGTCCTTTCGGTAATTGGGCTGGTTTGATACTAAACCTTGAAGTAAAAGTTTCGCTGGTATCGGCAAAGTTGTGTCCAGCTTTTAAGACTTTAATGTTGGCATCTGCTAGTTCTGGCTTGGATTTAAATTTATCAGTTAGGAAGTTGATCGTGTATTTTAAGTCCTGATTAAACATCCAATAGACAAAACCCAGTACAAACATGTTTTTGCAACGCTCAATTTCTTTTCTATCCATTCCTGTGTCTACCAGCGCGTCTTGCGTCATTTTTGTGACATCAAAATCATGCACATCGTAATTGTCAAGAGAATGGTCTTCTAATGGGTTGGTTCCATTTTCATATTTGGCGAGCGTCAGGTTCTTTTTATCAAAGCCCGAAGTATTGGCGATGATCACGCCACCTTTTTTGAGTTGATGAAGATTGGTTTTGAGTGCAGCCGCATTCATGGCTACAAGCACATCGTATTGATCGCCAGGTGTAAAGACCTTTACACTACCGAGTTTTAATTGAAATCCAGATACTCCGAAGAGTGTACCTTTTGGTGCTCGGATCTCTGCTGGGAAGTTGGGAAATGTGCTGATGTCGTTTCCGAAAATCTCTACAGTTTCTGAAAACTGACCTCCGGTCAATTGTATACCATCACCGGAATCTCCGGCAAAGAAGATAACTGCTTCGTTTGGGGATGTTGCCTTCATATCATTTGAAGCATTTGTTGTTACTAAAAGTTACGAAATTTTACGGTCAATTGATGAAGCAATCGATCATAATCAACTGAATAGTGCCATTCAGACGGTTTCGTTTTTTCTTCTACTTGATTAAGGGCCAATAATTTGATAAATTAGGTATATGAATAGAACCCATAAATTTTGTGTTTGTGTACTGATTAGTGTGTTGTCAGTGTTCACAGTTTCGGCTCAGTCTAGATTAACTCAACTGCCATTTGGGATTACAATTGGACAAACTACCAATGAAGAGATTGAAGACCGAGGGACTTGTGTTAAACAAGTGAAAGAAAATGATGGAAAGGAGCGCTGCGAACAATACGATATCGCAGGCAATTTCTTTGTTTTGTCTAGCCAGAATGAAGTAGTGAATAAGGTGTATTTTGATGCGTCAGCTGGTAATCAGTTGCCTAGGCAATGGCAGGAATTAGGTCTTGGATTTGGTGGGCAAAACAGTTCAGGTACATTAGAGATTGACTTTAGGAATATTATTAAAGCCAATGGTGCCTCTTACATCAATACCTCTATGTCCATCAATGCCAAGGAAGAGGAGGGAATACTTTTTAAGTTTGATATTGAAGGGCTTCGATATGCCGCTACCGTAATCACGAATAGTACAAAGTCTGATAAACTGGGTTTACGCAGCATCACCATCACGGAAGCTTATTAATTAAGGAACCTTCAGGTTATGTGTTCATCCAACGCCAGAATCGTTGGAGCATATTGCCTGTGGGCTGTTGTTGGACTTGTTTTTTCTTGGCCTTTACTTTCTTAGGTTTCTTTTTTGTGGAGGGAGCTGCAGCTACTGGTTTTGCCACTTTTTTATAGTGTTGCTCTTTAGCTTTCTTCTTCCGACGCTCTTCTTGTTCCTTGCGTTTTTTCTCTTCCCACTCTTTCTTTTTTCTGGCGGCTTCTAGTGGATTGTAGTCCTTGTTGAATTTTTTGCCTTTGTAATTTTTAGGTTTTCTCTTCCTGTCTCTTCTTGGCCCTGTGGTAGTTATGATCTCGTCCGGATCGAATGTTTTCTTTTCCTCTTTTTTCGGTTCTTCAATAATTTCGGCCTCAACTTTCGGTTCTGGTAGATCGATTTTTCCTTTCACTGTTAGTCCTTGAAGCTTGACTTTTACAGGTTTGATCACCTCAATATTTTCATCGTAGGCCAGACGTTCTACATAAGATTCGATTTCTGGATCCAAATCGTCAGGTACTTGAGGAACGTATTCCTCTTCTTTTTCTTCGAGTTCCTCTTTTTCTGATCTGGTTTCTTGACTATTTTCTATTTCAGATTGTTCTGGTTCAGCAGCTTCTATTTCCAAAGAGTCTTCTTCCAATTCATGCGGCAAGGCTATTTCTGCGAAAGATTCCGAAACTTTTGGTTCCGATTCTTCCTCCTTAGTTACTACTTTCTCAGTTCCCTCTTCTGTATCAGTAAGTTCGGCCTCCGTATCTTTGACTTTTGAAATTACTTCTTCCTCTTGAGTTTCTTCTTCGACAACTGGAGCTTCTTCTTCTTCTGATTCAGCAATTGGTTCTTCTTCCGGCTCAGGTTTATCTTCTTCCAAGCTAGCGTCGTAATGTGCAAGGACTAATTCAATTTCTTCTTCGGAAAGTTTAGTATTGGTTCCGCTGGATAGGCCTATGTTTTGTGACTCCAAAAAGGAAGTCAGCTTGGATGGGGTAATGCTTATTTTTCTTGCTAAAGTTCCGAGCCTCATACTGAATAGATATTCTTAATAATTCACAAATATAATTGTCACAGTGTATTCTCTGATATGAAAATGAGTAAACCGTAATTTTTTCTAAAACAAACGGGCTTATACTATGGCATGTTTATAACTTGGCAGGAAAAAATAATTTCTAAATCAAATATTAAAAATGATAAGAGTTAAAAAATTCGGGGTGCTTCAAACGGCCAAAGTAGTAGCCATTATTTATGTTCTAGTATCCCTTATCATAATTTTGCCCTTCGCATTACTTGGCTCCATGCTAACCGGAGAATTCTTTCCTGAGTTTGCTGACTTTGGTGCCGCTGCATTACTTGTAATTCCCATTTTGTATGGAATCATAGGGTTTATCTTCACTGCTATTGGTTGTGTAGTTTACAATCTAATTGCCTCTTTTACGGGTGGTATTGAGATTGAAATGGAGACCGCGACTAAATAATTAATATTCGATCAGTACGGCCATCGCCAAAAAGATTGCCGATATAGCCATTAACCAGCCGAATAGGGGAAGGATAAATCTTAACCAGTCTTTGTAAGGAATACCGGCGATGCCTAGCATCGCCATCAATATCCCTGAAGTAGGAATGATGGAATTGGCAAATCCGTCACCACAGGTGAAGGCAAAAATCGCAGTATTCCTGGTGATGCCTAGCAGATCTGCTAAAGGAACCATAATTGGGATAGTAGTAGCCGCCTGTCCAGAGCCAGAAGGAATGAAGAAATTTAAAATCGTTTGGAAGATGAGCATGCCTTCTGCGGCTACAATTTTTGGCAAATACTGCAAAGTTCCTGAAGTATAAAAGATAATCGAATCCATGATTTGTCCTTCGACTAGCGCCACCTGAATTCCTTTAGCAAAACCAATAACCAAGGCACCGACTATCATCTCTTCCATACCGAGAATGAATGCTTTGGTGGCTTCATTGAGAGATAACCTTCCAATTACAGCTGCTACCATACCGATCAATAAAAATCCAGCACCCATTTCTGCCATCCACCAGCCTTGGGTTTGAACGGCCCAAAGGATGCCAACAAACAAAATAGCACTCACCACAACAATTTGAATGTGTTTGGCAGTTAGGTCAAAATGAGCCAATGATTCGTCTTCTTTATATACATTGTCTGGTTCGAGGTAAGAGTTTGAAAAGTCTTCTTTGAGTTTTTTTCCATACCTCAGCATGTAGATAATTGCAGCGATTAGGATCACTACATAGAAAATCAAACGAAACCCCATGCCACTACCTAAAGGTACTTCCGCAATGCCTTGCGCGATTTGTACATTGAAAGGATTAGTGGTTGCAGAGGCGAAACCGATCTCTGCGGAGACAAATACCAAGGCTAGACCATAAAGCTTGTCGTAGCCCAACTTGTGTGAAACATACAAGAAGACTGGAACTAGGGGAATAAACTCTTCTCCCATACCGAGCGTGGAGCCAGCGGCAGAGATGGCTAGCATCAATACAACCGTGAGAGCTGTGCCCGAATTACTGAATTTATTAATTAATGCTTGAATAACGGCCGTGATCGTTCCGGTACGTTTGATCATGCCGAAGGCCCCACCGATCAGAAAGACAAAGAAGATGATATCCGCACTTTCTTCCAGACCCAGTGGAATAGCTTTTAAAAAACCAAAAATGCTCACTGGCGTCGCCTTGCCCTCAACTTCATCGCCAACAAATACACCCTTGATAGAATAATGCTTTGGGATTTTTTGAAAGGAATTGGGTACTACCACTGTTCGAGTCATTTGACCAACTTGAACCTCCTGGCGTTCATAAGACCCTGAGGGTATGATGTAGCTAAAGATACTGGCTACCAAAATGATGATAGTCAATAAGGCGAATACGTGAGGGATTTTGATTTTTCCGAGCATAATGTAGGGTTAATAATTCGCCAAATTACTAGGAATCATTTACAACTTAAAGTAAATGCTTATCGCATTGTGGAATGCCTATTTATTTGCTCAGTAGTTCCACTTTTCTCTGCGCCGATACAATTACTTTATGCTTTTTAAGGTTCTCAATGACTCGAATGTTAACCTCATTTTTAACTCTCAAAATTTCGTGAGACACCCAGTAATTGATATAGAACTGATAGGACTGCTCCTTCACACTTTCGAAATAGGCTTTGTACGGAGGATGCTTGATGACGCCATCAATATCTGTTAAGGCCTCTTCCATCCATTGAATCACCTTTTCAGGATCAACCTCTGTGGAAGTTTGAATGACTAATTTGATACGCCGGCGTTTATCTGAGAGTGTCCAATTAATCACGTTATTAGAGATGAGTGTAGAGTTTGGGACAATGAGCTCTGCACCATCATATTGACGTATTTTACTTGCTCGGATACCGATGGCAATCACTTCGCCTTCTATGGTATCTACCGTTACAATATCACCAATGGTGATCGGCCGTTCGAATACGAGTATCAGCCCCGATATAAAATTCCCTACAATATTTTGAAGACCAAACCCGATACCTACACCTAATGCACCTGCTAGTAATCCCAAATTGGCCAGGTCGAATCCCAAGCTGCTTAATGCCATAAAAAAGCCGAGAAACATGATCGCATAATTAGTGATAGATCCTACTGCCATGGATACCCCTCTGGGTAGATCTATACGGTCCAGAAATTCTATTTGCAATAAGATTTTAGTGAAATTAGCAATGAGCCATGAAGCAAAAAGAATAATGCCAAAACTGATGACTCCACCAACAGATATACCAATGCTACCAACGGTAACCCCCCAATTCCATATCTCTTCATAGGCTTCTAATATAGGTTGCCAGAGTAGGGTGGTTTTGGCTGTGTAGTAGAACCATGTAATTAAATAGAAAAATTTGAGACTCACTTTTATTGTTCGGAAGGTTTGATCCTTGTACAGTGTGAATACCTTGGATTTTTGGGCTATGTTGGTGTTTAGGGCAAGTAGAACCAGTGTTTTGAGACTGACATACAAAGAGCCAAGAAGCAGTGCCAAAATCGTGGAAGTTAGAATCCCATCAGTTATCAGCTGAGAAATGTATATATAGCCAATCGTATTCGCAAGAATGGAAAAAACCATCCCTACCAAAAATAGCGGAGAAACGAAGAATAGCACTCTGTACCAAATATCTTTAGCTACTCCCTTTTTTTCTTCATGACTTATATTTCTCAAAAGCCAAAAAAAGTAATAAGCCATGGCCGCAGATATGATGAGCATCAAAAACCTGTTGGTGTAATCTGAAAGAATCAATATACGGCTTGCGTCTATCAAAATGAACATGCCGGCTAGGAAAAAGATACTCCACCTTAGTTTTTTGATAATGATGGCAGAAGTCACCGATAAAAAGGGGATTAAGAAAAATAAGCCCAAACCTATTTCGAGGTAAAGGGGGCGGTTGGGCAACAGTGGCAAACTGGCCATTAAAGTAAAAAGTACAGCTGCACCAATAGGCCTGTGAAGCACTTTCTCTCCTAATGGCAGTTCCGCAAGATCTTTCTCTTTTAATTCAGATAGTTTACCTCGCAT
The sequence above is drawn from the Reichenbachiella sp. genome and encodes:
- a CDS encoding 2-oxoacid:acceptor oxidoreductase subunit alpha, translating into MKATSPNEAVIFFAGDSGDGIQLTGGQFSETVEIFGNDISTFPNFPAEIRAPKGTLFGVSGFQLKLGSVKVFTPGDQYDVLVAMNAAALKTNLHQLKKGGVIIANTSGFDKKNLTLAKYENGTNPLEDHSLDNYDVHDFDVTKMTQDALVDTGMDRKEIERCKNMFVLGFVYWMFNQDLKYTINFLTDKFKSKPELADANIKVLKAGHNFADTSETFTSRFSIKPAQLPKGHYRNVNGNQAVALALVAASKKSGLGLFYGSYPITPASNILHQLSRYKNYGVKTYQAEDEIAAICSAIGASFAGNLGATASSGPGIALKGEAMGLAMILELPLVIVNVQRGGPSTGLPTKTEQADLLQALYGRNGEAPLPVFAPATPKDCFKITFMACKIALEHMTPVMILTDGYIANGSEPWQYPESKDLAEIKPPLIKERQSDDHFLPYQRDKNLVRKWAIPGIAGLEHRIGGLEKEIDTGNVSYDPDNHEQMIKIRAEKVEKVAEVFPDQTYEQGSEKSKLLVIGWGSTYGAIESAIISLKEDGHDIAHVHLRMIHPLPSNLGEILRHFEQIIVPEMNNGQLVMVLRNKFLLPIKSVTKIKGVPFTVQEIKEAILNQLRHG
- a CDS encoding mechanosensitive ion channel domain-containing protein, with translation MKIFKLLLLSFILLPLTGISQENQTKEEEKDKIEPIAIPEVSSQAELLVRLIESEYKPVIEKPIISQVKQQTDTLKKELDNITAITNHIMQENLPYRYVESFVKKWDRLISRASVPEVVIKGHTSRIDEIFKELRKQEVLWESTRKAYANKEEIPDELFNRIFFSVDQIKKLKNTMSDSLVQAINVQNQILDLKLEANNYAQELDQALKTQFSTLLSMRQSPIWHSDLDSATYQNTLANNKLWIPMAIDETKGYINLRASSLLIMLVIFSIFISMIFWMRGKLSELKEKDLAELPLGEKVLHRPIGAAVLFTLMASLPLLPNRPLYLEIGLGLFFLIPFLSVTSAIIIKKLRWSIFFLAGMFILIDASRILILSDYTNRFLMLIISAAMAYYFFWLLRNISHEEKKGVAKDIWYRVLFFVSPLFLVGMVFSILANTIGYIYISQLITDGILTSTILALLLGSLYVSLKTLVLLALNTNIAQKSKVFTLYKDQTFRTIKVSLKFFYLITWFYYTAKTTLLWQPILEAYEEIWNWGVTVGSIGISVGGVISFGIILFASWLIANFTKILLQIEFLDRIDLPRGVSMAVGSITNYAIMFLGFFMALSSLGFDLANLGLLAGALGVGIGFGLQNIVGNFISGLILVFERPITIGDIVTVDTIEGEVIAIGIRASKIRQYDGAELIVPNSTLISNNVINWTLSDKRRRIKLVIQTSTEVDPEKVIQWMEEALTDIDGVIKHPPYKAYFESVKEQSYQFYINYWVSHEILRVKNEVNIRVIENLKKHKVIVSAQRKVELLSK
- a CDS encoding 2-oxoacid:ferredoxin oxidoreductase subunit beta is translated as MDKVADPKSYTAKDFASDQEVRWCPGCGDYSILNQVKKILPEIGVARENIVFISGIGCSSRFPYYTETYGMHSIHGRATAIASGLKAANPKLDVWIITGDGDALSIGGNHLIHLLRRNFNVNILLFNNEIYGLTKGQYSPTSPIGKISASTPQGSLDYPFNPLMLALGAEGTFVARSIDTNPTHLRETLLQAHNHHGASFVEIYQNCNVFNDGCFAPFSDKGIKEDHVVMLEEGKPLVFGADLNKGVTLDGFKPKIIELSNGHTPEECWIHDPTDRIKATILTQFFEYSAEPGALPRPFGLFYQEERYSYEDHMEDQLKQADDKNGAGDLDALLSGPNPWQVA